The following is a genomic window from Chryseobacterium ginsenosidimutans.
AAAGAAGAATTCTACGAAAAATATCTAAAGCCCAGAAGGCCCGTTGTCATAAAAAACATGGCAAAAAAATGGCCTGCTTATCAAAAATGGACAATGGATTATGTAAAGGAAGTCGTGGGTGATGTGGAAGTGCCACTTTATGATTCTAAAAAGGCCGATCCTGCCGCTCCCATCAATACGCCTACTACAAAAATGAAGTTTGCAGATTATATAGATCTTATCCAAAGAGAGCCTACAGATCTGAGAATATTCTTTTTTGATCCTATAAAACATGCCGGTAAGCTGCTTGAAGAATATATTCCTCCAAAAGAGCTTATGGGAGGCTTTTTAGACAAGTATCCGGGAATGTTTTTCGGAGGAAAGGGCTCGGTAACTTTTTTACATTTTGATATCGATTTAGCGCACATTTTCCATACTCATTTTAATGGAAGAAAACACGTTATGCTATTCGAAAACAAATGGAGAGAAAGATTATATCAACTCCCGTACGCAACCTATGCACTGGAAGATTATGATATCGAACATCCTGATTTTGAGAAATTTCCGGCACTGGACGGTGTAGAAGGTATCGACTGTTATCTTGAGCATGGTGATACTTTATTTATGCCGACAGGTTGGTGGCACTGGATGAAATATCTCGACGGAAGTTTCTCTCTTTCTTTGAGAGCCTGGGACAAATCGTGGGCCGTAAAAGCACAATCTTTATGGAATCTTACCGTTCAGCGTAAATTCGACGATGTTATGAAGAAGAATTTCAAAAAGAAATACATGGACTGGAAAGAAAAAGTAGCCATCAAACGAGCAGAAATAGCTTTAAAGAGAGGCTTACCAAAATAAAAAAAAGACGTTTCTGATAGAAACGTCTTTTTTGTTATAAAATTCTGTAAATCGGATATTGTCTGAATGTTTTCTTTTCAAAATAAGGAGAATTTCTGTAAATCCAATCCAACTGAGCGGTTCCGTCGTCTGCAAATTTTTTATCGGACGCTTTTTTCGCTTCGAATTTCTGTTTTAAATCTTTGTCTTTTTTCAATAATTCCGCAGCCGTATCTTCGAAAATATATGCTGAATAATATTCTTTCTGGGCTAAAATTCCATCAAAGAAATTCCAGTTGAAGAAAGAATCCAACGCTTCAGGTTCCAATGTTTCAATAATATATTTTACCCCATCCTGATTGGTTGGGACAATATAATCTCCGGCAGAAAAAGCCTGATTTTTATTTGATTTATCAACTGTTGTTTCAAAGTGAAGATAATGGCCTTCGTAAGGACTTTTAACAGTTTTAAAGTCATCAATTTTATAAGATTCCACAGCAATTATACTGTCTTTTGAAAGCATCTTCATATTAATCCTGTTTCTTTTAAGCTCTTCTATTACACGATATTGTGACTGCGGAATCACATAATATTTGGGAATCGTGATATAACCTGTCGGAACAGCCGTAGTGAACAGTTTTATATTCTTGGTAAAAGGTCTATTTCTATCATAAAACAATCTTGGTTTTCCGGAAATATCGCTTGGCTTATATTTGCCTTCATATCCTTTAAAATCCATCGTAGAAAATTTAGTAGAGTCGATTTTCCAACGGATTCCGTATTGTTTCCCCGGTTGATATTGTTTTAAATTTTCAATTCGAAGCTCTTTTACTTTTTTATATTCTTTATCTAAATTGTGAAGGTTGGCAAGCATATATTTGTACGTTGCATCTACTCTTTTGTCGTAAGGTTTCAGCATATGTGTTTCCGGAACGGTTCCCAAAGAATTGAACAATGTTGTATAACCCGTAGAATATCTCGGAGAATCCTCGAAAGCCGCAAATCCAACCTCAGGAATATCCCCATGAATATTGACATAAGGTGTACTTTCGTAACCCAATTTCTTTAAATCTTCAAGATTTTTAGCCTGATAATTGTTGTAAAAATATTCGCCTAAAACAGTTCCCAAGCGTTCTTTAAAAGTTGAAATATAGGTAAATGTATATTGATAATCTGCTCCGTTACTCACATGATTATCAATAAAAACATCCGGTTTCAGCCACTGATAAATCTCCTGAAAACTTCTGGCATTTTTAGAATCTGCTTTAATAAAATCTCTGTTTAAGTCATAATTCCGGACATTTCCCCTGAAGCCATATTGTTCAGGTCCATTTTGATTGGCTCTGGAAAATGAACCGCGATTCAGCATTCCGCTCACATTATAAGCCGAAATAGCTGCAATGATAAAATTCTGAGGCGTTTTAATTTTCTTTGTTGCCAGATCTCTCATCAACATCATCGTGGCATCAATTCCGTCCGGTTCACCGGGATGAATTCCGTTGTTAACGAACAAAATTGCTTTCTCTTTTCTCAGTTTATCTAAATCTTTTTCAGGAAAAGCATTGTAAACGACCACATAAATTGGTTTTCCGTTGTCATCTTCTCCTTTTTTGAGATATTGAATCGTATTGAAATTCTTTGCTAAGTTTTCATAATACGAATTCATTTCGTCATACGTAACGGTTTGATTACCATTTCCTTTCTCAAAAGGTGTCTGAAAAGTATTTTGAGCCAAAAACAAAGATGAACTTAGGAAAAATAAGAGATATTTCAGTTTCATTGAAGTAATATTTCGAGCTTTAAAATTACTGAAATAAATCTTTGAACTCGTTTTTGGTTATATGCAAATTTTTAATTATTTCTTCCCTTTTCATCAGGGTACAAAGACGGAAGCGGATCACTTTGCCAGAATTCTTTTGTATCAACATCCATGATCGTTAATGCTCCAGTAAAAGCTGCTCCGGTATCGAGATTCCAGATATTGGCTTTGTTAATGGGTTCTTTAATTCCTAAATGCAGTGTCGGCGTGTGACCGATGAAAATTTCGTTGTATAAGAGAAATCTTTTTGGATATAATTCTGAGTTTTTCTCCAATTTCCTGTCCATTGCAACAGCAGTTTCCCACAAGGTTCTATCCCAACGGTAATTGCTGGAATACACTTCTTTTTCAGGACCGTGCATAGAAGAATAGCCCGCATGAATAAACAAACGATTTTCTTCGTCAACATAATAGTTGTGCATTTCCTGAAAAAACTCCAGGTGCTTCTCCCTGTCTTCCAAAGAATAGCCGTAATAGCTGTCAACCGTACTTTTTCCGCCATTGTTAAGCCAAACTTCGGGAGTATTACCGAGAGAAATCCAGTCTTCCGTCCACGCATCGTGATTTCCTTTGATGAAAATACATTCCTGCTTTTGTGAAAGTTTAATCAAAAATTGAATAATTTGGGACGATTCACTCCAACCGTCGACATAATCTCCAAGGAAAATTAAAGTATCATTTTCTCTGACATTGGCTCTTTCCAAAACCTGTTTCAAGGCTTTGAAATCCTCCGTGAATATCTCCTATTGCTAATGTTCTTTTCATTTCGTGGGAATAAATATAAACCATTTTCCTTCGTTTTCTCCTTGTCCACCACTTTTCATTCTTAACTCATCATTACAATGTGGGCATATATATTTTTATAATGTCTAACACAAACTAAAGGTTTATCAGCAGAAATTTTAACTCTTGTTTTTAAAAAATGGTTCATAAATCTCTCAAATTCAAAGATTTCTTTACAATTTGGACATACAAAAGCTCTCATATTTAAATATATTTTGCTTCCACAAAATCCGTCAGCCAGACTTCGTTTTCCGAAAGATAAAATTCTATTCCGTCCTCAAACATTTTTCCCGTGCTTATAGTTAGAATTACCGGCTTTCCGTGGCGCATTCCAACGTTGGTTGCCGTTTCTTTATCGATGCTTAAATGAACGTGTTGCCTGCTTCTTTTTTCAATTCCTTTTTCTAAAATAGATTCGACATTGTTCTGTGCCGTTCCGTGATACAAAAATTCGGGCGGCTGTTGTGGAACTAAATTCAAATTAATATCAATAGAATGTCCCTGACTGGCTCTGATTCTGGTTTTATCTTCATTAAAAGCAAATCGCTTTTTGGCATTCGTCTGCACAATTTCATCCAGTTCTTCAAAGGTAAAACCTTGAGAATCGTTGGTGGATTTTGTGATCAGTTCATTAACATTTGTCCATCCGTTTTCATCCAAATTCAGATTGATGAGTTCAGGATGATGCCTGAGAACATAACTCAGGAATTTGCTTATTTTTTTCTTTTGTTGTTCGTTCATGGTTTGTGTTTTAGTTTTTTAATTTATTTTCTAATTTAATACATAAGTTTTCAATATCCTCCTTCCTCACCAACTCAGAAACCCATTCTTCAGGAATATTTTCAAACCCATAATAGATTCCTGCAATTCCACCTGTGATGGCTCCTGTTGTATCGGTGTCTTCTCCTAAATTAACTGCTTTTAAAACTGCTTCAGAATAAATTTCTGAGTTTAGAAAGCACCATAACGAAGCTTCTAAACTGTGCAGAACGTAGCCGCTTGAGCTAATTTTATCTTCTTCATATTCAAAGATATTATTGTTTAAAACTCTTTCAAATTTATACATTTCGCCTTGTGAGCAAATTGGATTATTATCTAGAAAATATTTAACTGTTGATTTCATTTTTTGATAAGCTTCAAATTTTTCTGTTCCATTCAAAATTTCTAATAAAAATTCCAAATAAATGAAACAGGAAATCACAGAACGAATATGTGCATGAGTAATTGAAGAGACTTCCTTAACTCTATCAAACCGTTGTTCGATGGAGAGACTCTTCACGTAAAATAATAGTGGTAAAATTCTCATCAAAGAACCATTACCATTATCAAACTCACTTGTTCCGCCACATAATTGCGGCGTGTAACCTTTACTTATTTTGTAAATAGCTTGTCTTGTTGCTATTCCAATATCGAAAACTCTTCCGTGTGGAGTCCAAATTTCTGAATTGTACCATTGTAAAAATTTCAAAGCCATCTCTTCTAAATTATATCCATTACAAAGGCTATCAGCAAGACATAATGTTAAAGAACCATCATCACTCCACGTTCCCGCAGGTTGATGATGTGTTCCTAAAGCTCTCATTTTTGTAACTGGTGAGCGTTTCAGTTGTTCTCTACTTCTAAATTCTACTGGAACACCCAATGCATCGCCAACACAAACTCCGAAAATTCCTGCTTTTACTACATTTTCCATTAGGCTAGATTTACAAGCTTATCAAACAACAATTGCATTCCTCGTGTTGCCGTTTCTTTCATTACGACAGCTCTTTGTCCGTATCCGAAGCCTGTTTCGTTGGGATTGATCACAATCAACATACAATCATCTTTAATGTCGTGAAGCAGTCCTGCAGCCGGATAAACCTGCAAAGAAGTTCCGATTACCAGAAAAACATCTGCTTCTTTTGCTTTTTTTGTCGCCTCTTTCATCAAAGGAACATCTTCTCCGAACCAAACGATAAAT
Proteins encoded in this region:
- a CDS encoding cupin-like domain-containing protein translates to MGIILKPIDVVDDISKEEFYEKYLKPRRPVVIKNMAKKWPAYQKWTMDYVKEVVGDVEVPLYDSKKADPAAPINTPTTKMKFADYIDLIQREPTDLRIFFFDPIKHAGKLLEEYIPPKELMGGFLDKYPGMFFGGKGSVTFLHFDIDLAHIFHTHFNGRKHVMLFENKWRERLYQLPYATYALEDYDIEHPDFEKFPALDGVEGIDCYLEHGDTLFMPTGWWHWMKYLDGSFSLSLRAWDKSWAVKAQSLWNLTVQRKFDDVMKKNFKKKYMDWKEKVAIKRAEIALKRGLPK
- a CDS encoding RNA 2'-phosphotransferase; translated protein: MNEQQKKKISKFLSYVLRHHPELINLNLDENGWTNVNELITKSTNDSQGFTFEELDEIVQTNAKKRFAFNEDKTRIRASQGHSIDINLNLVPQQPPEFLYHGTAQNNVESILEKGIEKRSRQHVHLSIDKETATNVGMRHGKPVILTISTGKMFEDGIEFYLSENEVWLTDFVEAKYI
- a CDS encoding ADP-ribosylglycohydrolase family protein, whose translation is MENVVKAGIFGVCVGDALGVPVEFRSREQLKRSPVTKMRALGTHHQPAGTWSDDGSLTLCLADSLCNGYNLEEMALKFLQWYNSEIWTPHGRVFDIGIATRQAIYKISKGYTPQLCGGTSEFDNGNGSLMRILPLLFYVKSLSIEQRFDRVKEVSSITHAHIRSVISCFIYLEFLLEILNGTEKFEAYQKMKSTVKYFLDNNPICSQGEMYKFERVLNNNIFEYEEDKISSSGYVLHSLEASLWCFLNSEIYSEAVLKAVNLGEDTDTTGAITGGIAGIYYGFENIPEEWVSELVRKEDIENLCIKLENKLKN